Proteins co-encoded in one Acanthopagrus latus isolate v.2019 chromosome 10, fAcaLat1.1, whole genome shotgun sequence genomic window:
- the txn gene encoding thioredoxin isoform X1, protein MVDFFFFFLARLIDRDELSVLKKIKDPPGQDTTIFLKDDFKNQLAQAGDKLVVVDFTASWCGPCKMIGPIFHQLAESQENANVIFLSVDVDDVEEVSSSCGISCMPTFQFYKNTEKVDEFSGSNAETLKEKIMKHR, encoded by the exons atggtggattttttttttttttttttagcccgGTTGATCGACAGGGACGAGCTTTCTGTCCTCAAAAAGATCAAAGATCCACCTGGTCAGGATACAACCATTTTTTTGAAA GACGACTTTAAGAATCAGCTGGCACAGGCTGGCGACaagctggtggtggtggactTCACAGCCTCATGGTGTGGCCCGTGTAAAATGATCGGCCCAATTTTTCAC CAACTGGCAGAGAGTCAGGAGAATGCAAACGTGATTTTCCTGTCGGTTGATGTGGATGATGTTGAA gaAGTGAGTTCATCTTGTGGAATAAGTTGTATGCCGACATTCCAGTTTTACAAGAATACTGAAAAG gTGGATGAATTCTCTGGCTCTAACgcagaaacactgaaggaaaaaataatgaaacacagataa
- the txn gene encoding thioredoxin isoform X2: MRVHVVRDEDDFKNQLAQAGDKLVVVDFTASWCGPCKMIGPIFHQLAESQENANVIFLSVDVDDVEEVSSSCGISCMPTFQFYKNTEKVDEFSGSNAETLKEKIMKHR, translated from the exons ATGCGTGTTCACGTGGTCAGAGATGAG GACGACTTTAAGAATCAGCTGGCACAGGCTGGCGACaagctggtggtggtggactTCACAGCCTCATGGTGTGGCCCGTGTAAAATGATCGGCCCAATTTTTCAC CAACTGGCAGAGAGTCAGGAGAATGCAAACGTGATTTTCCTGTCGGTTGATGTGGATGATGTTGAA gaAGTGAGTTCATCTTGTGGAATAAGTTGTATGCCGACATTCCAGTTTTACAAGAATACTGAAAAG gTGGATGAATTCTCTGGCTCTAACgcagaaacactgaaggaaaaaataatgaaacacagataa